AAATTCCATTACCGATCCAAATCTCCCCAATAAATAACTTTtgctatttcaagcctaaatgagctacggacctccaaaacacaatccggacatgcccctaagaccaaaatcacccaatggaacTAACAGAATTGACGGAATTCCATTCTAAAGTAATCTTCACATAGTTCGGAccacggtccaaattctaagacttaagcctccatttagggactaagggtgccaaaacactccaaaaaccaaaacgaaacctcccagcaagtcacaatagcagaaatagatacgggggaagcagttaataggggattggggcttTAACTCTCAACacgaccggctgggtcattacatcctccccatcttaaaacaatcgttcatcctcgaacgagcatagagacatacctgtagtggtaaaaagatgaggataacgactGTATATATTCTgttcggtctcccaagtcacctccttgaccggctgaccccgccattagaacctgcctgtccaaaatgagctgacttggtcagaCTATCCACAATCACCCGTACTGCATCAAACTTTCGTTGAGTCCGccggagtccaacaacgaaatccatagtgatctgctcctatttccactctagaatctctaaCTTCTAAAGCAATCCGCCTGATCATTGATGCCGATACTTCACCTACTAGCAATTTAGACACTGAgcaacatactccactatgtccttcttcatcctactccaccaataatgttgacTCAAGTCCTGATACTTTATCGCGGCACtaggatgaatagagtaccgcgagctatgagccttctgaagaatcaactcacacagcccatctacattaggcacacagaGCCTGCCTTGCATCCTTAAtgcaccatcatccccaatagtgaccTCATTAGCAGCATCGTGCTTGACCGTATCCCTAAGAACAagcagatgggggtcatcatattgacgctccctgatacgatcataaagagaagaccgaGAGACCACACAAGACAATACTCGActcggctcagaaatatccaatctcacaaactggctggctaaggcttgaacatccaatgccatgggcctctctgctgttggtagatatgctaaactccccaaactcttttctcggtgactcaaagcatcgtccaccacattggccttcccagagtggtacaaaatggtgatatcataatccttaagaagctctaaccatctcctctgacgcaaattaagatccttccgCTTGAATAGATGTTTCAAACTCGGTGATAaatatagatctcacaagggacaccgtacaaataatgcctccaaatcttccagacatgaacaatagcagctaactcaaggtcatggataggatagttcttttcatgcaccttcagttGTCTAGATGTGTAGGCAATCACTCTacggtcctgcatcaatactgcaccgaGGCCAACTCGCGGCGCATCATAATAAAtcgtataagaccctgaacctgaaggtaataccaatactggggctatagtcaaggctttcttgagcttctgaaagctctcctcacactcctctatccatctgaatggagcacccttctaggtcagcctggtcataggcgctgcaatagatgagaacccctcaaaaaatcgacggtaataccccgccaaaccaaggaagctctggatctctgtagctaaggACGGTCTGGGAAAACTCTGCACTATTTCCACCTtattcggatccaccttgatccatTCACTCGATACCATATAACCCAAGAATGCTACGaaatccaaccagaactcacattttaagaactttgcatataatttctattctctcaaggtctgaagcgcTGTCCTcgggtgttgctcatgatcttccctactccgggagtacaccagaatgtcatcactAAAgataatgatgaacgagtcaagataaggccaaaatacattgtgcatcaaatgcataaatgtttcTCGGGCgttggtcaacccaaataacatgacaaggaactcgtaatgaccatacccagttctgaaagcagtcttcgggatatttggctcccaaatcttcaactgatgataacctgaacgcaagtcaatcttggaaaacaccctGGCACCCTATAACTAATTAAATAGGTCATCAAAAAGAGGCAAAGGATACCTATTCTTcactgtgactttgttcaactagcgataatcaatgaacatacgcatagaaccatcctttttattcacaaacaagacaggagcaccccaaggtgacacattgGGCCGAATGAAGccattatcaagcaattcctataattgttccttcaaccttcaactcaggaggggtcaaccttcaactcaggaggggccatacgataaagAGAAATAGAgatgggatgagtgcccgacaacaaatcaatgccaaaatcaatatattTGTCAAGCGGCATGActggaagatcagttggaaatacatcaggaaaatccctcactgcTCGTACTGACTCGATTGtgggggtatcaatactgacatctctcacataggatAGATACACATTACACCCCTtttcaaccattcgttgagctttaagaaatgaaataactctactgggattGTAATGTAAGGTACCCCTCTACTATAATCACggtaaacctggcatagccagcgtcaagatcttagcgtgacaatcaagaataacataatagGGCGACAatcaatccatacccaagataacatcaaattctaccatgctgagcaataataataGAATAATCAAATTGATACATGCAGtgcacaataagagaatctcccacatgagtagacaAATAAATAGGGAAACTCATAGAATCCTAGgatacgcccaaatgcggggcaaaataagatgacacataagaataagtggagcctggatcgaatagaaccgatgcatctctatgacagaccggaACAATACTTGTAATAATAGAATTGGAAACAACAACCTCTGTATGaacaggaagggcatagtatctagcctggcctccccctctagggtgacctccacctcgagctggctTAGCAAGTGGGGTGACAGCTGGTGATGTAATCATAACCTGAGGACCCAGTGGAGCACGATGTGGAGGTGCACCTCTCCTAAGTCTGggtcaatccctcaccatatgacgagtGTCTCTACACTCAAAGAAAGCTCTAGGAGTATGTGGCGATTGTGGATGACTCGGGCCAGGTCTACTAGACTGACCACTTAAAGCACCTCGTGCAGGAGGCGTACTAGATATTGGCgatgcataataaggctcctgaggtctaggaggagctggattaccactggcggctggaagagctgaatgaacggggcaactcacataacccctaccatgacgaacagCAGCTGGGGCATGAACACCGGAATAATGGCCAGActttcgagacctcttggcctctctctcctccctatcTCGAGCAAGCATGCCCTTTACTCTACTATAAATACTCACTACCTGCTGATACGAGATATCCATCTCTAGCTCCCAGGCCATGCTagtcctgatgctgggaatgagtccCTTAATAAACCGACAGACCCTCTCTCGAACTGTAGAAACTAAGGTCGGTGCATGTCCAGCCAAGTCACTGAAACTGATTGCATACTCTGAAACGgtcatagtaccctagcgcaactgctcaaactccatGCGCCAAGCGTCCATGAGGCTATGAgggacatactctctcaaaaCCATGTCTGAGAGCTgagtccatgtaagggaagctgcctcagctGGATTTTCCAACTCGTAAGTATGCCACCACTAATAGGCTGCTCCTCAAAGCTGAAAGGTAGTGAAAAAAATCCACTCGACTCTACTATGCCCAAGGTACGGAGGATACGacggcactcctccagaaatccctgagcatcctctaacgctagaccactgaatgtaggaggatcgtacttcttgtacctctcaagcctACACTGCTCCTCCTTTGAAATTATTTCCCTACCCTCGGGATGAGCTGGGGCTATAGTTGGTACCGATATAACCTCTAGAATCTGATCAACCTGAACTTTCTGCTCGAGGTGCGGGCGGCGGGTGTCCGTGCTCCTCCCCCATCCTAAGATATGGCTGGAGTAAGGGGAATTAACCATGTCTGAGCTAGAGtgatgtacatgctcatgaactctGCAAGGGTCtcttgaagagctggagtagtaatagtaggcgtatcaggtgcctgtgCTCCGACAAGAGCTATTGGTGGCTCCTCTGTAGAAGCTTGCTCGGGTGCTCTGGCTGTACCGCGTGGacatcctcgacctctaccccggccACGGCCTCGGGCGGCTATAgcaggggcgcgggtgcctggtcatctacggttgcacgtgtcctcaccatctttgAGAAAATAGAACACAGACGTTTAGAATTTTGAAGTCAATAATCTCGCACGATAAAGAattaaatgaagtggaattttcctaacagttccatagcatcctaaagataagtacaaacgtctccgtacctgTAACGACCCGATAGGTCTTTTTGCCCTTTAGAACCCCATTCCCTTAAATCAAACTTCCCGTACTTGCTTTAGCTAATTTATGACTTACGGGGACAGTTGGttggggatttggaagagtttggagcgaaatatgcccatttgatcc
This sequence is a window from Nicotiana sylvestris chromosome 3, ASM39365v2, whole genome shotgun sequence. Protein-coding genes within it:
- the LOC138888602 gene encoding uncharacterized protein, with the protein product MALDVQALASQFVRLDISEPSRVLSCVVSRSSLYDRIRERQYDDPHLLVLRDTVKHDAANEVTIGDDGALRMQGRLCVPNVDGLCELILQKAHSSRYSIHPSAAIKYQDLSQHYWWSRMKKDIVEYVAQCLNC